A section of the Papio anubis isolate 15944 chromosome 2, Panubis1.0, whole genome shotgun sequence genome encodes:
- the STRIT1 gene encoding sarcoplasmic/endoplasmic reticulum calcium ATPase regulator DWORF — MAEKAGSTFSHLLVPILLLIGWIVGCIIMIYVVFS; from the exons ATGGCTGAAAAAG CAGGATCTACATTTTCGCACCTTCTGGTTCCTATTCTTCTCCTGATTGGCTGGATTGTGGGCTGCATTATAATGATTTATGTTGTCTTCTCTTAG